The following is a genomic window from Merismopedia glauca CCAP 1448/3.
CTTATTTAGGGGTTTCACTCGCAGATACTCACGGACGTGCATTTTTACGGCTGCTTAATCCCAATAATACAGAAAGTATTCTGGTATCTGAAGGAACCCTCAAAGCTGCTGTAACTAAAGTATTAGATACTAGCTGTATTATCGATGGGCGAATTGAAGAGCTTTTGGGGACTGGCTTTGTTGAAGGACAAATTATCATTCCCCAGTTTGTTTTACAAGAGCTACAACAATTAGCTGATGTCTCTAATGATATGAAGCGTTTGCGAGGACGTAGGGGTTTAGATATTCTCAACAGCATGAAAACGACTTATCCAGAGAGAATAATCATTAATACTGTTGACTATGAAGATGTATCTACAGTTGACGCTAAGCTAGTCCGTTTTACTCAAGAAATCAACGGCACTTTATTAACCAATGACTACAACCTTAGTAAAGTAGCTAAATTGCAGAAGGTGGTAGTCCTCAACGTCAACGATTTGGCGCAAGCGGTACGTCCTCTATACTTGCCTGGTGATAGTTTAGATCTCAAAGTGATCAAAGAGGGTAAAGAGCCAACTCAAGGAATCGGCTATCTCAATGATGGCACGATGGTGGTTGTCGAAGAAGGACGCAGCTATGTAGGTACTGAATTGCGAGTGATTGTGACTTCGGCTTTGCAAACTTCGGCGGGAAGGATGATTTTTGCTCGTCCTCAAAGTTCTGTCTTGGCATAACTGGCTTTAACTAGAAATATTTCTCTATTAGTCTTGATTGGTATTTTTTCTAGCCCGATCAAGTGAATAAACATTGCATTTAAGTTATACCATTTTCGGCATTGTTGATTGTTGATTGTTGGTTGGGTTTTCTTCCAGCCTTATCTCTCACTCTTCCCACTTTTGCTGTCAACTTATTTCATAGCTTGATTCAGCAACGCCCCATTTTCATGTTCTTGGGCTACAAATTGGGGTTTATACAGATCTGCTACATATTAACCTTCTGTAGGGGCGCAAAGCTTTGCGCCCCTACCCAACATTTGTAGCGTTTTCAAGGTGAATTGGTATTAGAGACGTTGCAATCAACGTCTCTAC
Proteins encoded in this region:
- a CDS encoding PIN/TRAM domain-containing protein → MLDAIIVLLFILAVAGIGYDSADILPPEMQAQVTNIQAFRWVTAGFGALVGGAIGLLAQTAYRRLENRVREMPVEVLLTRSVGLVIALLVALLMLAPIFLLPTPSDLFFIKPLIAVLATVTFSYLGVSLADTHGRAFLRLLNPNNTESILVSEGTLKAAVTKVLDTSCIIDGRIEELLGTGFVEGQIIIPQFVLQELQQLADVSNDMKRLRGRRGLDILNSMKTTYPERIIINTVDYEDVSTVDAKLVRFTQEINGTLLTNDYNLSKVAKLQKVVVLNVNDLAQAVRPLYLPGDSLDLKVIKEGKEPTQGIGYLNDGTMVVVEEGRSYVGTELRVIVTSALQTSAGRMIFARPQSSVLA